Proteins encoded by one window of Esox lucius isolate fEsoLuc1 chromosome 4, fEsoLuc1.pri, whole genome shotgun sequence:
- the mmp17b gene encoding LOW QUALITY PROTEIN: matrix metalloproteinase-17b (The sequence of the model RefSeq protein was modified relative to this genomic sequence to represent the inferred CDS: inserted 1 base in 1 codon), producing MGIAAWSFLLLCVWECMRIQGSTVASTATTDAHRVPVTPTDDENPGLVDWLTRYGYLPPPDPSTGQLQAWTAVTQAVRAMQRFAGLQETGVADEETLALMRARRCSLPDEGEEPKSQANHLLEGQSLRRKRAVTTWSRRSISWRLSSYPTNDSLLSRETIRSLVFYALRVWADQTPLEFHEVGGPDGADLQVDFLHGSHGDSYPFDGLGGAVGHAFFPSDPTRAGGVHLDAEEEWAFRRPASEGTDLFTVLVHEFGHALGLSHSSARRSVMRPYYQGPVGDPLHYRLGQDDLELITGLYGSRNHVTGTDAPLLAPEAPQHRHNDRYRHSRSLDRCNTSFDAVAKIRGEMFFFKGLTMWRVSTVGLVSGRGASVRRLWGGLPPNLPPLQAVLERHSDNAIIFITGSQFWLFKDLSLQEGSPQPLSALWKGGGTKEKGGEGGGEGEGGQGEQGLMWDSEEGPVWGEIGEGEAGGKEEESDTWTKLIRGGVNGITTERDGSIYLFKGDFYWKFPHPGSPPEAGYPRSAATDWLDCPRPSAXSPRGPRALPVSPYWTAGASRVGEERGERRGGDCRPEEGSEPGRSSRERGPAAMHVSKWSVRDETRGV from the exons ATGGGGATAGCGGCGTGGAGTTTTCTCCTCTTGTGCGTGTGGGAGTGCATGCGGATCCAAGGCTCGACAGTTGCCTCAACTGCCACGACAGATGCCCACCGAGTTCCCGTTACCCCCACGGACGACGAAAACCCCGGACTGGTG GATTGGTTGACTAGGTATGGCTATCTCCCACCCCCGGACCCTTCCACTGGACAGCTACAGGCCTGGACAGCCGTCACTCAAGCTGTTCGAGCTATGCAGAGGTTTGCAGGCCTCCAGGAGACCGGAGTAGCAG ATGAGGAGACGCTGGCTCTGATGCGAGCCCGGAGATGTTCACTGCCAGATGAAGGGGAGGAGCCAAAATCACAGGCCAATCATCTCCTGGAAGGGCAGAGCCTAAGGAGGAAGAGGGCTGTAACCACCTGGTCACGAAGGAGCATCAGCTGGAG GTTGAGTTCGTACCCCACCAACGACTCGCTCCTTTCCCGTGAGACAATTCGCTCCCTCGTGTTCTATGCCCTGAGGGTGTGGGCAGACCAGACTCCACTGGAGTTCCACGAG GTTGGAGGCCCAGACGGGGCGGACCTGCAGGTGGACTTCCTCCATGGTTCTCATGGCGATAGCTACCCGTTCGACGGGCTGGGGGGGGCCGTCGGCCATGCCTTTTTCCCCTCTGACCCCACCCGAGCGGGAGGAGTGCACCTGGATGCCGAAGAGGAGTGGGCGTTCCGACGGCCGG ccTCAGAGGGTACCGACCTGTTCACGGTGCTGGTGCATGAGTTTGGCCACGCCTTGGGTCTCTCCCACTCGTCTGCCCGGCGCTCCGTGATGAGACCGTACTACCAGGGACCCGTCGGGGACCCCCTCCACTACCGCCTGGGTCAGGACGACCTGGAGCTCATCACCGGCTTGTATG GAAGTAGAAACCATGTCACGGGCACAGATGCTCCTCTTCTGGCTCCCGAAGCTCCGCAGCATCGGCACAacgacagatacagacacag cCGTTCTCTGGACCGTTGCAACACCAGCTTTGATGCAGTGGCCAAGATTAGAGGAGAGATGTTCTTCTTCAAAG GGCTGACTATGTGGCGGGTCAGTACCGTGGGGCTGGTTTCGGGGCGAGGGGCATCAGTGAGGAGGCTGTGGGGGGGTCTGCCTCCTAACCTGCCCCCTCTGCAGGCTGTTTTGGAGAGACACTCGGACAACGCCATCATCTTCATCACCG gcTCCCAGTTTTGGCTGTTTAAGGACCTCTCTCTCCAGGAGGGTTCCCCCCAACCCCTCTCAGCTCTCTGGAAAGGGGGTGGGACAaaagaaaagggaggagagggaggaggtgaaggagagggaggccaGGGGGAGCAGGGCCTAATGTGGGACTCAGAGGAAGGACCAGTTTGGGGGGAGATTGGAGAGGGTGAAGCTGGAGGAAAAGAAGAAGAGAGCGACACCTGGACAAAACTCATCAGAGGAGGAGTGAATGGGATTACCACtgagagagatg GCTCCATCTACCTCTTCAAAGGAGATTTCTATTGGAAGTTCCCCCACCCTGGCTCCCCCCCCGAGGCGGGGTACCCTCGATCCGCAGCCACCGATTGGTTGGACTGCCCCCGCCCCTCTG CCTCTCCTAGAGGACCGCgcgctctccctgtctccccctacTGGACGGCAGGGGCGTCGCgagtgggagaggagagaggagagaggcggGGAGGCGACTGCAGGCCAGAGGAGGGGTCCGAGCCTGGACGGAGCAGCCGAGAGAGAGGGCCTGCAGCGATGCACGTGTCGAAGTGGAGCGTCAGAGACGAGACCCGTGGTGTTTAA